In a single window of the Campylobacter concisus genome:
- a CDS encoding cytochrome d ubiquinol oxidase subunit II, translating into MHSLSLENLQIYWWFIVSLLGGLLVFMMFVQGGQSLIFSLGKDELKKDMLINSIGRKWELTFTTLVMFGGACFAAFPLFYATSFGGAYWVWLAILFCFIVQAVSYEYRKKPDNFLGARTYEIFLFINGSLGVILIGMAVSTFFSGSDFVLNEHNFVEWKTPFRGLEALANPYLYLLGIAMFFLSRIGGCLYLMNNIADGEFIQNARKQLLINTVLFLPFFLGFLAWVLTKDGFAYDANGVVSLVPYKYAINLIEMPIVGILLLVGVVLVLVGIFQGAFTKSIRGIFAYGVGVTLAVTALFLITGLNGTAFYPSFSDLSSSLTIKNASSSHYTLGVMAYVSLLVPVVLAYIIVVWRAIDSKKITQDEIKNDHHAY; encoded by the coding sequence ATGCATAGTTTAAGCTTAGAAAATTTACAAATTTATTGGTGGTTTATAGTTAGCCTTCTTGGCGGACTTTTAGTCTTTATGATGTTTGTTCAAGGCGGTCAGTCGCTCATCTTTAGCCTTGGTAAGGACGAGCTTAAAAAAGATATGCTCATAAATTCTATCGGTAGGAAATGGGAGCTTACATTTACAACGCTTGTTATGTTTGGAGGCGCGTGCTTTGCGGCATTTCCGCTATTTTACGCTACTAGCTTTGGTGGCGCTTACTGGGTTTGGCTGGCTATTTTATTTTGCTTTATCGTCCAAGCTGTAAGCTACGAGTACCGCAAAAAGCCTGATAACTTCTTAGGCGCTAGAACTTATGAAATTTTCCTTTTCATAAATGGCTCACTTGGCGTTATCCTTATCGGTATGGCTGTTAGTACATTTTTTAGCGGAAGCGACTTTGTGCTAAATGAGCACAACTTTGTTGAGTGGAAAACTCCTTTTCGCGGTCTTGAAGCATTGGCAAATCCTTACTTGTATTTGCTTGGCATAGCGATGTTTTTCTTATCTCGCATAGGTGGCTGCTTATATCTTATGAACAACATCGCTGATGGCGAATTTATACAAAACGCTAGAAAGCAACTGCTTATTAACACCGTGCTATTCTTACCATTTTTTCTAGGATTTCTTGCTTGGGTGCTTACAAAAGATGGCTTTGCATACGACGCAAATGGCGTAGTTAGCCTTGTACCTTACAAATACGCTATAAATTTGATCGAAATGCCTATCGTTGGCATATTGCTTCTTGTTGGCGTTGTTTTAGTACTTGTTGGAATTTTCCAAGGGGCATTTACAAAAAGCATCCGTGGAATTTTTGCTTATGGCGTTGGCGTAACACTAGCTGTGACTGCATTATTTTTGATAACAGGCCTAAATGGCACAGCATTTTATCCGTCATTTAGCGACCTTTCTAGCTCGCTAACTATCAAGAATGCAAGCTCAAGCCACTATACGCTTGGCGTTATGGCCTATGTTAGTTTGCTAGTGCCAGTAGTGCTTGCTTATATCATCGTCGTTTGGCGAGCGATAGATAGCAAGAAGATCACGCAAGACGAGATCAAAAATGATCATCACGCATACTAA
- a CDS encoding aryl-sulfate sulfotransferase — MSKNFLGSVALAAVLVSGLSIGITPLEAGVLAHHVKVQGELGSVFINPYDVSPLTAVIDRAGKDIKDIHVKVKGKPDGGIDIDYNVSEHALLTHDGVPIWGLYPDYLNEVVVSYTFNGAKKVETYKIYAQPIVTYSRDFRFSHMQKTRVKKVDPAFKNRLYLINNTITSVYKPLDWKNGGAASWNDFTENYIVDTKGEVRWYLDYQKFYDRSERRVMDGGMMMGFHQLKNGDISFGMAQRYLRYDLMGKEIYNRPLPRGYIDLSHEVMPLKDDHALLRVGKYNYHHKDGKISHTIRDHIIEVDSTGKVVEEWDLNEIFGNNVYRSNLIKALDARAVCLNIDMDAKEIKISDDQPFGDITSTGTGRNWAHVNSISYDESDDSIILSLRHQGIVKIGRDKKVKWILASPEGWSEEFKAKVLTPVDSKGNKIKCENSKCEGEFDWSWTQHTAWLTPRYDNKGSIKHLSVFDNGDARGMEQPAFKEDKYSRAVEYKIDEKKGTVEQTWQFGKERGFDFYSAVTSNVEWQKDKNTYFISSSNVNLLKPDKTIKMVLVEIDPKTNEVKFEMDVDSASRDDVAYRAMVIDPEVFSY; from the coding sequence ATGAGCAAGAATTTCTTAGGTTCTGTTGCCCTTGCGGCTGTTTTGGTTAGTGGTCTTAGTATAGGCATCACGCCACTAGAGGCTGGAGTACTGGCTCATCACGTGAAGGTTCAAGGCGAGCTTGGGTCAGTCTTTATAAATCCTTACGACGTATCGCCGCTAACTGCGGTTATAGATAGGGCTGGCAAAGATATCAAAGATATCCATGTCAAAGTAAAAGGCAAGCCAGATGGTGGCATCGATATCGACTACAACGTCTCAGAGCATGCTTTGCTTACGCATGATGGTGTGCCTATTTGGGGGCTTTACCCTGACTATCTAAATGAAGTAGTCGTAAGCTACACATTTAACGGAGCTAAAAAGGTAGAAACATATAAAATTTACGCCCAGCCTATCGTCACATATAGCCGTGATTTTAGATTTTCTCACATGCAAAAGACTCGCGTCAAAAAGGTCGATCCTGCCTTTAAAAACAGGCTCTATCTCATAAACAACACGATCACAAGCGTCTATAAACCACTTGATTGGAAAAATGGCGGAGCTGCTAGTTGGAACGACTTTACCGAAAACTACATCGTAGATACCAAAGGCGAGGTTAGATGGTACCTTGACTATCAGAAATTTTACGACCGCAGCGAGCGCAGAGTGATGGATGGGGGCATGATGATGGGCTTTCATCAGCTAAAAAACGGCGATATCAGCTTTGGCATGGCTCAAAGATATCTAAGATATGACCTTATGGGAAAAGAAATTTATAATCGCCCGCTTCCAAGAGGCTACATCGATCTAAGCCATGAAGTTATGCCATTAAAGGATGATCACGCACTTCTTAGGGTTGGTAAATACAACTACCACCACAAAGATGGCAAAATTTCTCACACCATAAGAGATCACATCATCGAGGTCGATAGCACCGGTAAGGTGGTCGAAGAGTGGGATCTAAATGAAATTTTTGGCAACAACGTCTACCGCAGCAACCTCATAAAAGCGCTTGATGCAAGAGCTGTTTGCCTAAACATCGATATGGACGCAAAAGAGATAAAGATAAGTGATGATCAACCATTTGGCGACATCACCTCTACTGGTACAGGTAGAAACTGGGCTCACGTAAACTCTATCTCATATGATGAGAGCGACGATAGCATTATCCTCTCACTTCGCCACCAAGGCATAGTTAAAATCGGCCGCGATAAAAAAGTAAAATGGATATTAGCTTCGCCTGAGGGCTGGAGTGAAGAATTTAAAGCCAAAGTGCTAACTCCAGTCGATAGCAAAGGCAATAAGATAAAATGCGAAAACTCAAAATGCGAGGGCGAATTTGACTGGTCATGGACTCAGCACACCGCATGGCTAACACCAAGATATGACAACAAAGGCAGCATAAAACACCTAAGCGTATTTGACAATGGTGATGCAAGGGGCATGGAGCAGCCAGCCTTTAAAGAGGATAAATACTCTCGTGCGGTTGAGTACAAGATAGATGAGAAAAAGGGCACAGTAGAGCAAACTTGGCAGTTTGGCAAGGAGCGTGGCTTTGACTTTTACAGCGCAGTCACCAGCAACGTCGAGTGGCAAAAGGATAAAAACACCTACTTTATCTCAAGCTCAAACGTAAATTTGCTTAAGCCAGATAAGACTATCAAAATGGTTTTAGTAGAGATCGATCCAAAGACAAATGAGGTCAAATTTGAGATGGATGTAGACTCTGCGTCAAGAGATGATGTTGCTTATAGAGCAATGGTTATTGATCCGGAGGTATTTAGTTATTAG
- the ilvD gene encoding dihydroxy-acid dehydratase — protein MRSDIIKKGYTRAPHRSLLRATGLKDDDFNKPFIGVANSFIEIIPGHFFLNKYAQILKDEIRKNGCIPFEFNCIGVDDGIAMGHGGMLYSLPSREIIANSIETVMNAHALDALVCMPNCDKIVPGMVMGALRVNVPTVFVSGGPMKKGYTKDGKPIDLATAFEAVGKFETKEIDEAELRDIECNACPSGGSCSGMFTANSMNTLCEAMGIALPGNGTILALTPEREELIRQAARRICEIALDEKFKIRNILNEKAIRNALVVDMAMGGSSNTVLHMLAISREAGVNLDIKELNKISQNIAHIAKISPSLPNVHMEDIGRAGGMNAVIKEISRRDNGMLNLDNLTVSGETLGERVKVSDIKDENIIHKVENAYSQVGGLAILFGNLAEQGCVIKTAGIVGERKFSGKAVCFNSQDEAIAGISSGKVDKGDVVVIRYEGPRGGPGMQEMLSPTSLIMGRGLGADVALITDGRFSGATRGLSIGHVSPEAAEGGMIGLLQDGDIIDIDVDKYEINVRLSEAEIAKRRAEFKPVDKPLTSRWLRQYRKLVTNASNGAVLEA, from the coding sequence TTGAGAAGCGACATAATCAAAAAAGGCTACACAAGAGCTCCACACCGCTCACTTTTGCGTGCGACCGGGCTAAAAGACGATGACTTTAATAAACCCTTTATCGGCGTTGCAAACAGCTTTATAGAGATCATTCCAGGCCACTTTTTCTTAAACAAATACGCGCAAATTTTAAAAGATGAAATTCGCAAAAATGGCTGTATTCCATTTGAGTTTAACTGCATAGGCGTGGATGATGGCATCGCGATGGGGCATGGCGGCATGCTATATAGCTTGCCTAGCCGCGAAATCATCGCAAACTCGATAGAAACTGTGATGAACGCTCATGCACTTGACGCACTTGTTTGTATGCCAAACTGCGACAAGATCGTCCCTGGCATGGTTATGGGCGCTTTAAGGGTCAATGTCCCAACTGTGTTTGTAAGCGGTGGCCCTATGAAAAAAGGCTACACAAAAGATGGCAAGCCGATAGATCTTGCGACTGCGTTTGAGGCGGTTGGTAAATTTGAGACCAAAGAGATAGACGAAGCCGAGCTAAGAGATATCGAGTGCAATGCATGTCCAAGCGGTGGTAGTTGCAGCGGTATGTTTACAGCAAATTCTATGAACACACTTTGTGAAGCGATGGGCATAGCGCTCCCTGGCAATGGCACTATCCTTGCACTAACCCCAGAGCGTGAGGAGCTCATCAGGCAGGCTGCTCGCAGGATCTGTGAGATCGCACTTGATGAGAAATTTAAAATCAGAAACATACTAAATGAAAAAGCGATCCGCAACGCGCTTGTCGTTGATATGGCGATGGGTGGTAGCAGCAACACCGTCCTTCACATGCTAGCTATCTCAAGAGAGGCTGGCGTAAATTTAGATATCAAAGAGCTAAATAAAATCAGCCAAAACATCGCTCATATCGCTAAAATCAGCCCAAGTTTGCCAAACGTGCATATGGAGGACATCGGTAGAGCTGGTGGCATGAATGCAGTGATAAAAGAAATTTCACGCAGAGATAATGGCATGCTAAATTTAGACAATCTCACAGTTAGTGGCGAAACTCTGGGAGAGCGTGTAAAGGTAAGTGACATCAAAGATGAAAACATCATTCACAAGGTAGAAAACGCCTATTCACAAGTTGGCGGACTTGCCATTTTATTTGGAAATTTAGCCGAGCAAGGCTGTGTCATCAAGACAGCCGGCATCGTTGGCGAACGTAAATTTAGCGGCAAAGCCGTCTGCTTTAACTCACAAGATGAAGCAATAGCTGGCATCTCAAGCGGTAAAGTAGATAAAGGCGACGTCGTCGTCATCCGCTATGAAGGCCCACGCGGGGGACCTGGCATGCAAGAGATGCTAAGCCCTACTTCACTCATCATGGGACGAGGCCTTGGTGCAGATGTAGCGCTCATCACAGATGGTCGCTTCAGCGGGGCGACAAGGGGTCTAAGTATCGGTCACGTAAGCCCAGAAGCGGCTGAAGGCGGCATGATAGGCTTGCTACAAGATGGCGATATCATCGATATAGACGTTGATAAATACGAGATAAACGTTCGCCTAAGCGAAGCTGAGATCGCAAAGAGAAGAGCGGAATTTAAGCCAGTTGATAAACCGCTAACATCTCGCTGGCTAAGGCAGTACCGCAAACTAGTCACAAACGCAAGCAACGGAGCAGTTCTAGAAGCATAA
- the rmuC gene encoding DNA recombination protein RmuC: MQQDFYFYAAIFLGLLFLIAIFVIYSFNRDKLELKRNLTQKEQENFEISSNLTNLVSKNSENLQLISEQKARLVSNHERIDELIREIDALKTKIAQKDEAEDAMECVINELKESIGTANERAKNNEANFTATLAELNQNKNALAEASERENRLKRDMAVLRNEIEAKENSLKEQEANLLKVKNELNLEFSNLANKIFEEKSANFTQNSQNSLDLLLKPLKEQISTFQERVNAVHDESVKGMSALGTQIKHISEIGISMSKEANSLATALKGSNKTLGNWGEIQLERTFEASGLVKDEHYLTQQNFKNEEGKRLIPDFIVKIPDGKHLIVDSKVSLIAYEKAITASNEEELNLALKEHIASMKNHIDSLNSKNYGEIVPDSPDFVLMFIPIEPAYIEAMKFDSSLFDYAFQKRVILVSHTTLMPILRTVANLWRIERGNEEAKNIVKSAIKIYDKVRNVAEHMNRLSNTLNTANKHFNALASSFSGRDGLISRLENFKRLSPDDQKDIEVKEIGVNNKLEKED; this comes from the coding sequence ATGCAACAAGATTTCTATTTTTATGCTGCCATATTTTTAGGACTACTATTTTTGATTGCGATATTTGTCATCTATTCATTTAATAGAGACAAACTTGAGCTAAAGAGAAATTTGACACAAAAAGAGCAAGAAAATTTTGAAATTTCATCAAATCTAACAAATTTAGTATCTAAAAATAGTGAAAATCTGCAGCTAATCAGTGAGCAAAAAGCAAGACTTGTGTCAAATCACGAGCGAATAGACGAGCTCATCCGTGAGATCGATGCACTAAAGACCAAAATAGCACAAAAAGACGAAGCTGAAGATGCAATGGAGTGCGTGATAAATGAGCTTAAAGAGAGTATCGGTACAGCAAATGAAAGGGCCAAGAATAACGAGGCAAATTTTACTGCAACACTAGCTGAGCTAAATCAAAACAAAAATGCTTTAGCTGAAGCGAGTGAGAGAGAAAATAGATTAAAACGTGATATGGCTGTGCTTAGAAATGAAATAGAAGCAAAAGAAAATAGCCTAAAAGAGCAGGAGGCAAATTTATTAAAAGTAAAAAATGAGTTAAATCTGGAATTTTCTAATCTTGCAAATAAAATATTTGAAGAAAAAAGTGCAAATTTCACACAAAATAGCCAAAATTCTTTAGATCTTTTACTAAAGCCACTAAAGGAGCAAATTTCAACCTTTCAAGAGCGCGTAAATGCAGTCCACGACGAATCCGTTAAAGGCATGAGCGCACTAGGAACGCAGATTAAGCACATAAGTGAGATTGGTATCTCGATGTCAAAAGAGGCAAACTCGTTAGCCACTGCATTAAAAGGTAGCAATAAAACACTTGGAAACTGGGGTGAAATACAGCTTGAACGCACATTTGAGGCTTCTGGACTTGTAAAAGATGAGCATTACTTGACACAACAAAATTTCAAGAACGAAGAAGGCAAACGTCTTATTCCTGATTTTATAGTAAAGATACCAGATGGCAAACACCTAATAGTTGATTCTAAAGTCTCACTTATAGCTTACGAAAAGGCTATCACAGCCAGCAACGAAGAGGAGCTAAATTTAGCATTGAAAGAGCATATTGCTTCTATGAAAAATCACATAGATAGCTTAAATAGTAAAAATTACGGCGAGATCGTACCTGATAGCCCTGATTTTGTATTGATGTTTATACCAATTGAGCCAGCATATATCGAGGCTATGAAATTTGATAGTTCACTTTTTGACTATGCGTTTCAAAAGCGCGTAATACTAGTATCTCACACTACGCTTATGCCTATTCTTCGCACAGTGGCAAATTTATGGCGTATAGAGCGTGGCAATGAAGAGGCCAAAAATATCGTAAAGAGTGCGATTAAAATTTATGATAAAGTCCGCAATGTGGCCGAGCACATGAATAGGCTTAGCAATACACTAAATACTGCAAATAAACATTTTAACGCCCTTGCATCAAGTTTTAGTGGTAGAGATGGTCTTATTAGTAGACTTGAAAATTTTAAACGCTTGTCTCCAGACGATCAAAAAGATATAGAAGTAAAAGAAATCGGTGTAAATAACAAATTAGAAAAAGAGGATTAG